A single Carnobacterium inhibens subsp. inhibens DSM 13024 DNA region contains:
- a CDS encoding Lrp/AsnC family transcriptional regulator has product MDNIDRHIIQLLEGNARASLKEIAAETFLSSPAVSARISRLEREEIITGYTAQVNLHKLGYHITAFINLELSPKQKPTFYPFVKKCPNILECNCVTGEYSMLLKVAFPSTVELDGFIGELQQFGKTYTQIVFSTSVEPRGIQLGEQGE; this is encoded by the coding sequence ATGGACAACATTGATAGACATATTATTCAATTATTAGAAGGTAACGCACGAGCGTCATTGAAAGAAATTGCAGCTGAAACATTTTTATCTTCACCTGCTGTGTCTGCACGGATTTCACGTTTAGAGAGAGAAGAAATTATTACAGGCTATACCGCTCAAGTAAATTTACACAAATTAGGTTACCATATCACTGCATTTATAAATCTTGAACTGAGCCCTAAACAAAAGCCGACATTTTATCCATTTGTCAAAAAATGTCCAAATATATTAGAATGTAATTGTGTAACCGGAGAATATTCGATGCTTTTAAAGGTGGCTTTCCCAAGTACAGTTGAGCTGGACGGATTTATCGGAGAACTGCAGCAATTTGGTAAAACATATACGCAAATTGTTTTTTCGACTAGTGTCGAACCTAGAGGGATTCAATTAGGAGAACAGGGAGAATAA
- a CDS encoding cation-translocating P-type ATPase, with protein MEFRTKKIESIVNQFNSNSEKGLTSKEVEQHKKQFGANQFDEEESISLFSKVIDQLKDVTVIILILAGIISTYIAITEHPDDFSEPIVIFSIILINVIIAIRQEGKAEKALASLQSLSAPQARVIRNDQEEVIEAADLVPGDILLLEAGDQIPADARLISSSDLQVEESALTGESVPVEKDENAEVEEDSPVGDVFNTVFSGTLVTNGRAKAIVVTTGMDTEMGSVANLLNSTKQGKTPLQSRMDRLGKQVSVLALVAGIIIFTLSFFQGEAFITSLMTAVSLAVAAVPETLPVIVTISLAYGVQNMVDRNAIIRTIPSVETLGSASVIASDKTGTLTQNQMTIQKLWAFPHKPIEVKNEFGEDEKWVLKMMSLASNATIEDRDGEEVISGDPTETAIIRLLQKKGLPKNELDETYPRVHEIPFDSGRKLMTTVHELEDGYISITKGAFDRLPVEFSSITDEVGQKAKAIHDSFANDALRVIAVGYKKYDQLPEDLSPEELESGITFAGIVGMIDPPREESIQAVKEAKSAGIKTIMITGDHAATASAIAKQIGIFEEGDKAITGAELGNLSDKKLKETIRDYSVYARVSPEDKIRIVKAWQSHGDVVAMTGDGVNDAPALKAADVGTAMGITGTEVAKSASDMILTDDKFDTIVHAVEEGRRVYENIKKTVYFLLSCNISEIFIMLIAVIMGWGLPVIAIQLLFVNVVADGIPGFALSREKADPTIMSNEPTAKGESIFAKGGYRNIAIAALTFTVTTLIGFYVGSFIDVDSSITASHAVGQTMAFLILGWSSVLHIFNARSKESIFKVGLTSNSSLFWLALLSIALITLVATVPFLAGIFELVALSTTHWMIAIGLSLAIIVVGELQKFIMNKMNKPF; from the coding sequence ATGGAATTCAGAACAAAAAAAATAGAATCTATTGTAAACCAGTTCAATAGTAACTCAGAAAAAGGGTTAACCTCAAAAGAAGTAGAACAGCATAAAAAACAATTTGGTGCCAACCAATTTGATGAAGAAGAAAGTATTTCTTTATTTTCAAAAGTTATTGATCAATTAAAAGATGTTACAGTTATTATCTTGATCCTAGCTGGAATTATCTCAACTTATATTGCCATCACTGAACACCCCGACGATTTCTCAGAACCTATCGTAATTTTCTCTATTATTTTAATCAACGTCATCATTGCTATCCGACAAGAAGGCAAAGCCGAAAAAGCTTTAGCTTCGCTACAAAGTTTATCTGCTCCACAAGCACGAGTGATACGAAATGACCAAGAAGAGGTTATTGAAGCAGCTGATTTGGTCCCTGGAGATATTTTATTATTAGAAGCCGGAGATCAAATTCCTGCAGATGCTCGTTTAATTTCTAGTAGTGATTTACAAGTAGAAGAATCGGCTTTGACTGGAGAAAGTGTGCCCGTTGAAAAAGACGAAAATGCAGAAGTTGAAGAAGACAGCCCAGTTGGAGATGTATTTAATACTGTTTTTTCGGGAACTTTGGTTACTAATGGACGAGCAAAAGCAATTGTCGTCACTACAGGTATGGATACCGAAATGGGTTCTGTTGCTAACTTATTAAATAGTACTAAACAAGGTAAAACACCCTTACAATCAAGAATGGATCGTTTAGGAAAACAAGTAAGTGTGTTAGCTCTAGTGGCAGGTATTATTATTTTCACCTTAAGTTTCTTTCAAGGTGAAGCTTTTATTACAAGTCTAATGACTGCTGTATCTCTTGCTGTTGCTGCAGTTCCTGAAACTTTACCCGTTATTGTTACGATCTCACTAGCTTACGGTGTTCAAAACATGGTTGACCGTAACGCCATTATTCGAACTATCCCTTCCGTCGAAACACTAGGCAGTGCTTCTGTTATCGCTTCAGATAAAACCGGCACATTAACTCAAAACCAAATGACGATACAAAAATTATGGGCTTTTCCACATAAACCCATTGAAGTTAAAAATGAATTTGGCGAAGATGAAAAATGGGTACTCAAAATGATGAGCCTAGCTTCAAATGCTACAATTGAAGATCGTGATGGCGAAGAAGTTATCAGCGGTGACCCTACTGAAACAGCCATTATTCGCTTGTTACAGAAAAAAGGATTGCCAAAGAACGAGCTAGATGAAACTTATCCACGTGTACACGAGATTCCTTTTGACTCTGGTCGTAAATTGATGACTACTGTTCACGAATTAGAAGATGGGTACATTTCAATCACTAAGGGTGCTTTTGACCGTTTGCCAGTTGAATTTTCTTCAATTACAGATGAAGTTGGTCAAAAAGCGAAAGCTATCCATGATTCATTTGCGAATGATGCTTTACGTGTTATAGCTGTTGGATATAAAAAATACGATCAACTTCCAGAGGATCTATCCCCTGAAGAGTTAGAAAGCGGCATTACGTTCGCTGGGATCGTAGGAATGATCGATCCACCAAGAGAAGAAAGTATTCAAGCTGTTAAAGAAGCCAAATCAGCTGGTATCAAGACGATTATGATCACAGGAGATCACGCTGCTACTGCTTCTGCTATTGCTAAACAAATCGGTATTTTCGAAGAAGGCGACAAAGCTATCACAGGTGCTGAATTAGGCAACCTTTCAGACAAAAAACTAAAAGAAACGATTCGTGATTATTCCGTTTATGCACGTGTTTCTCCCGAAGATAAAATTCGAATCGTTAAAGCATGGCAATCACATGGGGATGTTGTCGCCATGACCGGAGACGGTGTCAATGATGCACCTGCCTTAAAAGCGGCTGATGTTGGTACTGCCATGGGAATTACTGGTACTGAAGTAGCTAAAAGTGCTTCTGACATGATTTTAACCGATGACAAATTTGATACCATTGTTCATGCTGTTGAAGAAGGCAGACGTGTTTATGAAAACATCAAAAAAACCGTATACTTCTTATTATCATGTAATATTTCAGAAATTTTCATTATGTTAATTGCTGTCATTATGGGATGGGGATTACCTGTTATTGCGATTCAATTACTATTTGTTAATGTAGTAGCGGATGGAATTCCTGGTTTTGCATTAAGCAGAGAAAAAGCTGATCCAACTATTATGTCTAATGAACCAACTGCTAAAGGTGAAAGCATCTTCGCTAAAGGCGGATATCGTAACATTGCTATCGCAGCTCTCACTTTCACAGTTACGACACTCATCGGATTTTATGTTGGTTCATTTATTGATGTTGATTCTTCCATTACCGCAAGTCATGCAGTTGGTCAAACAATGGCTTTCTTAATTCTTGGTTGGTCTTCTGTCTTGCATATTTTCAATGCACGCAGTAAAGAGTCGATTTTTAAAGTTGGTCTTACGTCCAACTCTAGTTTATTCTGGTTAGCACTACTTTCTATTGCACTGATTACATTAGTAGCTACAGTTCCATTCCTAGCTGGTATTTTTGAATTAGTTGCTTTAAGTACGACTCACTGGATGATTGCTATTGGATTATCGTTGGCTATTATTGTAGTAGGCGAACTTCAAAAATTTATTATGAATAAGATGAACAAACCTTTTTAA
- a CDS encoding type 1 glutamine amidotransferase domain-containing protein has product MGKKIATVVTNLFEDVEFTSPKEALTNAGHQVITIEKKAGNTVKGKKGEATITIDKGIDEVSPEDFDALLIPGGFSPDQLRSDDRFLAFTKAFADAKKPIFSICHGPQLLINAEVVKGKKMTAVKQVGVDLKNAGALFEDSEVVEDESGIISSRTPDDLPAFNKAIVAALDK; this is encoded by the coding sequence ATGGGAAAGAAAATTGCAACAGTAGTGACCAATTTATTTGAAGATGTTGAATTCACATCGCCAAAAGAAGCTTTAACAAATGCAGGACACCAAGTTATTACGATTGAGAAAAAAGCAGGCAATACCGTTAAAGGAAAAAAAGGAGAAGCTACCATTACTATTGATAAAGGCATTGATGAAGTTTCACCGGAAGATTTTGACGCACTTTTAATTCCTGGTGGTTTTTCACCCGATCAATTAAGATCAGATGATCGCTTTTTAGCTTTCACTAAGGCCTTTGCTGATGCAAAAAAACCTATTTTTTCGATTTGCCATGGGCCTCAGCTTTTAATTAATGCTGAAGTAGTCAAGGGTAAAAAAATGACTGCTGTCAAACAAGTCGGAGTTGATTTGAAAAATGCAGGTGCGTTATTTGAAGATAGTGAAGTTGTGGAAGACGAAAGTGGTATTATCTCCAGCCGTACACCTGATGATCTTCCAGCTTTCAATAAAGCAATCGTAGCCGCTTTAGATAAGTAA
- the proB gene encoding glutamate 5-kinase, which translates to MDEKKMTTTSRQLLSSCKRIVVKVGTSTIMYPNGTINLQRLEKLAFVLSDLKNQGKEVILVSSGAVGVGISHLQLTERPKTIPEQQAVASVGQTELMNLYSKFFHSYGQIVGQVLMTRDIIEFPTSRLNAINTFEQLLIKGIIPIVNENDTVAVEELDHLTKFGDNDRLSAIVAEITAADLLIMLSDINGFYNKNPNDEPDAVLFHEVHAITDELYTLAGGKGSSYGTGGMSTKLIAANHILKNSSQMVLANGEDPTIIFDIIEGKEIGTLFSAD; encoded by the coding sequence ATGGATGAAAAAAAAATGACGACTACTTCTCGACAATTATTATCTTCTTGTAAACGTATCGTTGTAAAAGTTGGAACCAGTACAATTATGTATCCTAATGGCACCATCAATCTACAACGCTTAGAAAAATTAGCTTTTGTTTTATCCGATTTAAAAAACCAAGGAAAAGAAGTTATTTTAGTATCTTCTGGAGCTGTTGGAGTTGGTATTTCTCACCTGCAACTGACTGAACGACCAAAAACGATTCCTGAACAGCAAGCTGTAGCTTCCGTAGGACAAACGGAATTAATGAATTTGTACAGTAAATTCTTTCACAGCTACGGACAAATCGTCGGACAAGTCTTAATGACACGAGATATAATCGAGTTTCCAACTAGTCGACTAAATGCGATTAACACATTTGAACAGCTTCTGATTAAAGGCATTATTCCTATCGTAAATGAAAATGACACTGTTGCCGTGGAAGAATTAGATCATCTGACTAAATTTGGTGATAATGATCGCTTATCGGCTATTGTTGCAGAGATTACTGCTGCTGATTTATTGATCATGTTATCTGATATTAATGGCTTTTATAATAAGAATCCAAATGATGAACCTGATGCGGTTTTATTTCATGAAGTTCATGCCATCACCGATGAGCTATACACTCTTGCTGGTGGAAAAGGATCAAGCTACGGAACTGGCGGAATGTCTACCAAGTTGATCGCTGCTAATCATATTTTAAAAAATTCCAGTCAAATGGTATTGGCTAACGGTGAAGACCCCACGATTATTTTTGATATTATTGAAGGCAAAGAAATAGGAACATTATTTTCTGCTGACTAA
- a CDS encoding glutamate-5-semialdehyde dehydrogenase yields METLIQLGEKAKKAARSLARATSSEKNDALKLMSQALVDHTETILTANKLDLIAAKENGISENMIDRLVLTEERIKAMADGILEIAELPDPIGQVDGMWQNEAGLTIGKQRVPLGVIGIIYESRPNVTTDAGSLCFKAGNAVILRGGKEAIYSNKALVHILQDALQPTVFPPTTIQLVEDTTRESSKEMMRLNRYLDVLIPRGGAKLIQTVLETATVPVIETGTGNCHVYIDKDAQLTMATDIIVNAKCSRPSVCNAAETLLIHEDVAETFLPVIEKALAPWHVELRADEKALSYLQHAIPATQEDWETEFLDFILAVKVVSSLDEAIEHIDRYSTGHSEVIVTDNYAAGMQFHREVDSAAVYINASTRFTDGFEFGFGAEIGISTQKLHARGPMGLTELTSSKYIIFGEGQIR; encoded by the coding sequence ATGGAAACTTTGATCCAACTAGGTGAAAAAGCGAAGAAAGCGGCACGCTCGCTTGCAAGAGCTACATCATCAGAAAAAAATGATGCTTTAAAACTAATGAGCCAAGCTTTAGTTGATCACACTGAAACCATTCTTACAGCAAATAAATTAGATTTAATTGCTGCTAAAGAAAATGGGATATCAGAAAACATGATTGATCGTTTAGTCTTAACTGAAGAACGCATTAAAGCTATGGCCGATGGAATCCTTGAGATAGCAGAATTGCCAGATCCCATCGGACAAGTTGATGGAATGTGGCAAAATGAAGCTGGTTTAACGATTGGCAAACAACGTGTTCCTTTAGGTGTGATTGGGATCATCTATGAGTCTCGACCAAACGTAACCACGGATGCCGGATCTCTGTGTTTCAAAGCTGGAAATGCGGTCATTTTACGCGGTGGTAAAGAAGCTATCTATTCAAATAAAGCTTTAGTTCACATCTTACAAGATGCGCTTCAACCAACTGTATTTCCTCCAACAACGATTCAATTGGTTGAAGATACCACTCGTGAAAGCTCTAAAGAAATGATGCGATTAAATCGTTACTTGGATGTTTTGATCCCACGTGGTGGTGCAAAATTGATTCAAACAGTATTAGAAACAGCAACCGTTCCTGTCATTGAAACAGGAACCGGTAACTGCCATGTCTATATCGATAAAGATGCTCAATTAACTATGGCAACCGATATTATCGTAAATGCAAAATGTTCTAGACCTTCTGTATGCAATGCTGCTGAAACATTGTTGATTCATGAAGATGTAGCAGAAACTTTCTTACCTGTGATTGAAAAAGCATTGGCACCTTGGCATGTTGAATTAAGAGCAGATGAAAAAGCTCTCTCTTATCTGCAACATGCGATTCCTGCTACTCAAGAAGATTGGGAAACAGAATTCTTAGATTTTATTTTAGCTGTCAAAGTAGTATCTTCTTTAGACGAAGCAATTGAACACATTGATCGGTATAGTACTGGCCATTCTGAAGTTATTGTGACAGATAATTACGCTGCAGGTATGCAGTTCCATCGTGAGGTAGACTCTGCTGCTGTTTACATTAACGCCTCTACACGTTTTACAGATGGATTTGAATTTGGATTCGGTGCAGAGATCGGTATAAGCACTCAAAAATTACATGCTCGAGGTCCAATGGGACTTACTGAATTAACTTCATCTAAATACATCATTTTCGGTGAAGGTCAAATTCGTTAA